ATTCTGGCTAAAACCAATCTGGGCGCGGCCAAAGAGGTTATTGTAGGCCAGCCCGCTTTCCTCAAGGAAGCCAACGCAGCCCTTAAGGCCGAGCCTCTGGCTGACTGGAAAACCTACCTGCGCTGGCACCTGGTGTCGTCGGTGGCTAGTGCCCTGCCCAAGGCTTACGTAGATGAAAGCTTCAAGTACAGCCAGGTGCTGACCGGCGCCAAGCAGATGCAGCCCCGCTGGAAGCGTATGCTGCGCTCGACCGATGCTGCCCTGGGCGAAGCCTTCGGCCAGGTGTACGTCGACAAAGCCTTTACGCCCGAAGCCAAGCAGAAGGCTATGGAGCTGGTGAACAACATCCGGGCTTCGATGGCCGAGCACATTCAGCAGAACACCTGGATGAGCGCCGCCACCAAGGCTGAGGCGCTGAAAAAGCTCAACGCCTTTACCGTCAAAATCGGCTACCCCGACAAGTGGAAGGACTATTCGGCCCTGACCATCTCGCGCGAATCGTACCTGCAGAACGTGCTGGCCGCCCGCCAGTGGGCTGCCAAGGACGAGGAAAGCAAGCTGGGCAAGCCGATTGACCGCGGCGAGTGGGGCATGACCCCACCCACGGTGAATGCCTACTACAACCCGCCGATGAACGAAATCGTGTTCCCGGCCGGCATTCTGCAGCCCCCGTTCTACGACCCCAAAGCTGATGATGCCGTCAACTACGGGGCTATCGGTGCCGTTATCGGCCACGAAATCACCCACGGCTTCGACGACCAGGGCCGGCAGTACGACTCCGAAGGCAACCTGCGCGACTGGTGGACCAAGGAGGACGCCGACAACTTCACCAAGCGCGCCGACGTGGTGGGCCAGCAGTTCGACGCCTTCACGCCCTTCGACTCGGTACACGTAAACGGCAAGCTCACGATGGGCGAAAATCTGGCCGACCTCGGCGGACTCAACATTGCCTACACGGCCCTGCAAAAGGCCATGGCCGGCAAGCCCAAAACCAAGATTGACGGTTTCACGCCCGAGCAGCGCTTCTTTCTCTCGTACGCTCAGGTGTGGCGCACCAACGCCCGCCCCGAGGCCGTGCGCCAGCAAATCCTGACCGACCCGCACTCCCCGGCCCAGTACCGCACCAACGGTCCCCTGCAGAACATGCCCCAGTTCTACGAGGCCTTCGGCTGTAAGGAAGACGCCAAAATGGTGCGCGTCCAAGCCCAGCGCGCCAAGATATGGTAGCGGTAAGATAGTGCGTTACCAACTGTCATTGCGAGGCTGAGGGCCGAAGCCGTCCGTTATCTGCTCGTGACAAACATCCTTTTACCAAAAAGCCCTGACGTTAGCGTAACGTCAGGGCTTTTTGGTTTAGAAGACTCAGCGCATTTCAAAGGACGTATTGCTTCGTCCTTCGTCCTCGCAATGACAGTTGGTAACGCACCAGCTCACCCGTCTACATCTTGGCACGACTGAAGCCGTATCAACAGCACCCGGAGCCCTATCTGTAGCAACCAAAGCTCCATCTATATCGACTGATGCTTCATCCGTAACGACCGAAGAGGCATCCGGCAGCTATTTTCACTGCTTCAAGGGCGGCATCCGGCTTTTCGGGACTGGTGGCGGCTTTGGCCGGTGCGCCGAGGGCAGGCCAGGTCGTGGGCAGTATATGGGAGCCGGGGTGCGGTGCATAGTAGCCGATAGGAGAGGGGTGAGGGGCCGCGGGGAAGAATCCGTGCCTTTTCCCGAGCTGCCCGTATCTTGCGGCATGCAAAAAACGCTGCTCTCCGCCTTCCTGCTGCCGCTCGTGCTGTGCGGCGCCTGCCAGTCGTCCGATTCGAAAACCGCCGCCCAGCAGCCGGCCGCGGCCGCCACGGAAGTGCCGCCTCCGCCGCCCACCGAGGTGAAGCTTCGGGTAGACAACCCGCAGGTGGGCGACGTGTACGTGGTCCGGTTTCAGCCCCAGGGCACTCAGGAGCAGCGGTATTTCTTTTATCACCTCTACCGCGTCACGCCCGACAGCGCCTACCTGCACCCGGCCCGCAAGGAAGCCACCGACCCCGCCGCCGACCTAACCCAGCCCGATTTTCAGGCTTCCAGCAACACTATCGGCTACTCCCGCGACGAACTGGAGGGCCTGCTCCAGATTGAGGCCGGCGACGTGCTCCAAACCCAGCTGGTGGAGGTGCGTCGCCCCGAGTAGGACGCCTATTTCACGATGTCAATCTTAATGCCGACGTCCTTTTTGGGCCACTTATAGGGGTCGACGGGCTCGGCCGCAATCTTGTCGATGACCTCCAGGCCCTCCACTACTTCGCCAAACACGGTGTACTGGCCATCCAGGGAGGGCACGCCGCCCAGGTTGGCGTAGGTTTTGAGCTGCTCGGCCGTGAGCTTGCGCCCGGCCATAGCTTGAGCCTGATACGGTGTGAGCTTTTCGCCCTGCACGAAGTAAAAATCCTTGTTGGAGGACAGTTTGCCCGGGTTCTGCTCGTCGTCGTAGCGAGCCATGCCCAGAGCGCCGCGCTTGTGAAAGTGGGCCGGCCGAACCTCGGGCGGCAAATGGTAGCTGGCCATGCGAATGGAGCGGTGCTCGGACCGGCCCCCCTGAATGGCAAATCCCTTGACCACCCGGTTGAACACCGTCTCGTCGAATACGCCTTTGCGGGCCAGTAGCAGAAAATTAGCCTTGTGAATCGGCGTGTCGTCGTAGAGCTTCACGCGCAGGTCGCCGAGGCGGGTGTGCACAATGACTTCCGAGCCGGGATACGCTTTGCCGTATTCCGTGAGCAAGGCCACTGCGTTGCTGTCGCGCAGGCTGGTCAGTTCGGGGCCCGGCACGGGTGGGCGCGTGGGAGTTGCCGGAGCGGCGGTTTCGGCTGGGGGCGGGGTCTGGTTGCAACTGCCCAGGGCCAGGGTTGCCGTCAGCAGTATACCGTAGGATAGAGTAGGCCAGCAGGCTGGGCGGAAAAGAGAAAACATGGGCAGAAAGGTCAGAGCGGAGGAATAATGCCGGTAGGCTAGGGGCCTGAAACCCCGGAAAAGTCGGGCTCCCGTATACGGTGCCCGGCGCCCAAATGTAAAGCGTTGGCTGCTTACTCGGCCCCCAGCCCAAATGTAAAGCGTCTGCAGGATGAGAAGTGAATAAAAAAGCGGGACCAGTAGGCCAGGCATTACGCCCTTGCTACTGGTCCCGCTACTGTTCGGTAGCCAGATTTTCGGCTTGTTTATCCTGCTGAGAAGCTAGTTCCAGCCGTCGTTTTCTTTCTTGTCCTCCTTCTTTTTCTTCTCCTTGCGCTTGGTGCTGCCCTCGTCCGACTTGGTCTTGACCTTTACTTTTTCGGGCTCGGCAGCGGGCACTGCCGGAGCTGCCACCGGAGCTGGAGTCGGCGTTTCGACCGGGGCCGGGGCCATATCCTGGGCCGAGTTGATCTGGTCGGGACGCTCCACGGTTTTCTCCTTGTGGGTTGCCAGCAGCAGATCCTGGGCGGCCAGTTCGTTTTTGTCCCAGGCTTTGAGCTCCAGGGCCAGCTTTTCTTTTTCTTCTTTGCTGGGCTTCTTCCCCAGCAGCTGGTCCAGGTCGGGCTTGCCTGCGTCTTGCCAGGCCGTCAGCCACATGGAGGCCACCATCGTCGGGGCCTGCTTGAGCCGGTAAGCCACTTGGCCGCCTACTTCCTTGTAATAGGCATCGGCAAAGGCGTCGGAATAGGCCCGGCGGGTTTTGCCAAATTTGTGGGAGAAGGTGTATTTGGTTTCGTTGGTGAAGGTGCGGGTCACTTTTTCCTCCTTGTCGAAGGTGTCGCCCAAGAAACCGTACGACTCCTGTACGGCCGTCCAGATGGAGCGCAGCGGGTCCTTCAGATACTCGGCCTTCTCGCTGTCCAGCTTCCACTCCGCCAGGTGGCGCTCCGGAATTTTCGACTCCCACAGGCTGTGCATGCCGTGCTGGTTGGTCAGCTGCCCGTCGTAGTTCTCGGTGGTGTGCAGGGGCACGTAGGCATCGGCCACGTAGTGTCCCAGCTCGGCCGAGAGCCGGATAATGGCCACCGAATCACGCTGCCGGAAGGCTTCGGTCAGGGCTGTCTTGGTTTCGAGCACAATCCACGGCACGGTGCCGTACTTGCGCAGCGTATCGGCCGAATACTTGGCCACGGCTTTTTCCCAGAGCTTGGGCATGGAGCCGAACGGGTCGTCGCCGAAATGGTCCATGTCGATGTAGTGCTTGGGGGCCTCTTTAGGGTCGTCCTCGCGCCGCTCATCCGGGGCCGTCGACAGCCGCACGATTTCGGGCAAGTGGCGGTAATAAAACCCTTGCATGGATTTAGGCAAGGTGTAGACTGCCACCTGGTTGATGGTGCGGTGCGCTAAAAAGCCCCAGCCCGACGAGAAAAACGGGCATAATAGCACGAAGGCCAGCGTTAGTACATGCTTTTTCATAAGAAGAAGTAAAGCCCAAAATGCAGGCTCCGCAAGTTCGGAATTTTGGATTAATAGATTGTTAGTTGTTCGTTGCTAGTTGTCAGTTGTTCGTTGTTGGGGGCGTTAGTCAGGGGGCTTGCGCGCCGTCGCTAGCCTGCCAGGGCCAATTTGGCGTTCAGCCGAACAAGGGTTTCCGAAAAAGCGGCAACTTGAGACCCGCCTGGGAGTCAGCCAGTGGATAAAAAACCGAGCCTACCAACTGACAACTAGCAACGAACAACTGCCTATGACCCTTATTTCCAGGAAGAAGCTCACCTACAGCATCAGCCCCGGGCTGCGCGAATACCTGCACGAGTACGACCGGGAAAGCAAGCTGCCCGTCACCTACCGCGACCTGCTGCGCTACAGCGGCTCCTTCCCGTTGATGGACCGCAACGGCCGCGACACGCTCTGGCAAACCGTTTTTTACGAGCCCAGCACCCTGGTCGAGCTGTCGGCGGGGCTGGCCGAGGTGTATGCTCTGCTGCGCACCGACGGCGACCTGTCGTTTACCGACCACCTCCTGGCCGACCGTATCGACTACTGCCAGTTCGGCAACAGCAACCCGTTCCGGGTGCGCATCGTCAATCAGCTCAACGACAACTACGACTATTTCTACGTGAAGCGGGCCGACGCCTCCCGGGTG
Above is a genomic segment from Hymenobacter cellulosivorans containing:
- a CDS encoding M13 family metallopeptidase, with amino-acid sequence MKNKNSLTLASVATAGLILAGCAASNTPASTTATAAATPATATATPAEEPVVKGVGLDVTTIDKSVQPCDDFFQYASGNWLKSNPIPASETSWGSFNELYNKNQAVQRQILEEAAANRSAAKGTNAQKVGDFYASAMDSMAIEKAGITPLKPELARIDAIKDLKGLQAELAHQQQIGTGSVFSMGVGQDEKNSTQYAVQIYQGGLRLPNRDYYLKNDPRTKAVQAAYLTYITNVFKLMGETPAAAAKNAATIMRIETRMAKASKSPVDLRDPNANYNKMTVAELQKQYPNLGLPVILAKTNLGAAKEVIVGQPAFLKEANAALKAEPLADWKTYLRWHLVSSVASALPKAYVDESFKYSQVLTGAKQMQPRWKRMLRSTDAALGEAFGQVYVDKAFTPEAKQKAMELVNNIRASMAEHIQQNTWMSAATKAEALKKLNAFTVKIGYPDKWKDYSALTISRESYLQNVLAARQWAAKDEESKLGKPIDRGEWGMTPPTVNAYYNPPMNEIVFPAGILQPPFYDPKADDAVNYGAIGAVIGHEITHGFDDQGRQYDSEGNLRDWWTKEDADNFTKRADVVGQQFDAFTPFDSVHVNGKLTMGENLADLGGLNIAYTALQKAMAGKPKTKIDGFTPEQRFFLSYAQVWRTNARPEAVRQQILTDPHSPAQYRTNGPLQNMPQFYEAFGCKEDAKMVRVQAQRAKIW
- a CDS encoding peptidylprolyl isomerase; amino-acid sequence: MFSLFRPACWPTLSYGILLTATLALGSCNQTPPPAETAAPATPTRPPVPGPELTSLRDSNAVALLTEYGKAYPGSEVIVHTRLGDLRVKLYDDTPIHKANFLLLARKGVFDETVFNRVVKGFAIQGGRSEHRSIRMASYHLPPEVRPAHFHKRGALGMARYDDEQNPGKLSSNKDFYFVQGEKLTPYQAQAMAGRKLTAEQLKTYANLGGVPSLDGQYTVFGEVVEGLEVIDKIAAEPVDPYKWPKKDVGIKIDIVK
- a CDS encoding zinc dependent phospholipase C family protein, encoding MKKHVLTLAFVLLCPFFSSGWGFLAHRTINQVAVYTLPKSMQGFYYRHLPEIVRLSTAPDERREDDPKEAPKHYIDMDHFGDDPFGSMPKLWEKAVAKYSADTLRKYGTVPWIVLETKTALTEAFRQRDSVAIIRLSAELGHYVADAYVPLHTTENYDGQLTNQHGMHSLWESKIPERHLAEWKLDSEKAEYLKDPLRSIWTAVQESYGFLGDTFDKEEKVTRTFTNETKYTFSHKFGKTRRAYSDAFADAYYKEVGGQVAYRLKQAPTMVASMWLTAWQDAGKPDLDQLLGKKPSKEEKEKLALELKAWDKNELAAQDLLLATHKEKTVERPDQINSAQDMAPAPVETPTPAPVAAPAVPAAEPEKVKVKTKSDEGSTKRKEKKKKEDKKENDGWN